In Streptomyces sp. NBC_00344, the genomic window GTGACGGAATCCCGTCCGATCGGAAGATCGGACGGGATTTCGTGTTTTCCGGAATCGTTCGGCGCCTCCCCGGGCGGGAACGATCCCGGATGCCCGGCCCGCCCGCGCCCCCGGGGCTGTGGACCGGGGGTACGGGACGCGGGTTCAGGTTCCGTTAGGCGTGAGCGCCTTCGCGTAGCAGCGGCTGCTCTCGTAAGTGCGGTAGTGGCCGAACTTCTCGCACGGTGCGTAGCCGCTGGACAGATAGAGCGCGATCGCCTCCGGCTGCTTGTCGCCGGTCTCCAGCACCATCCGGCTACGGCCCGCGGCCCGGGCGCTCTCCTCGAGGGCGGCGAGGATCCGCCGGGCGAGGCCGAGACCGCGGGCCTCCCGGACGACGTACATCCGCTTGATCTCGGCGTCCCCCTGTGTGTACCCGAAGTCGCCCGCCGCGTCCTGGTTGCGCCAGCCGCCGGTGCCCACCGGGCGGTCGCGCGCGTCGTACGCCAGCAGGTAGAGGCCGGACGGCGGGTCGAACATGTCGGCATCGAGCGGGGTGACGTCACCCCCGTCGCCGTAGCGCTCGTCGTATTCGAGCTGGACCTGCTCGTTCAGCTTGACGGCGTCGGGGTGGTCGTAACGGACCGGACGGATATTCATACGGAGTATCGTACTTCTATGCGATGGACTGGTGGAGTGAGTCCGTATCGGTAGGGTGCCGTGGTGCTCACTGTGACAACCGTAAATGTGAATGGACTGCGCGCCGCCGCCAAGAAGGGTTTCGTGGGGTGGCTGGCGCAGACCTCCGCCGATGTGATCTGCCTCCAGGAGGTACGGGCCGAGCCCCAGCAACTCCCCGCCGGTGTGCGGGAGCCCGAGGGCTGGTTCGCCGTTCACGCCCCGGCGTCCGCCAAGGGGCGCGCGGGGGTTTCGCTCTACTCCCGGCGTGAGCCGGACCGGGTGCGCATCGGATTCGGCAGCGAGGAGTTCGACGGGTCGGGGCGGTACGCCGAGATCGATCTGCCCGGAGTCACGGTCGCCAGCCTCTATCTGCCGTCCGGCGAGGTCGGAACGGAGCGGCAGGACGAGAAGATCCGGTTCATGTCCGAGTTCCTGCCGTACCTCGAGGGGCTCAGGAAGCGGGCGGCGGCGGACGGCCGTGAGGTCGTGGTCTGCGGCGACTGGAACATCGCCCACCAGGAGGCCGACCTCAAGAACTGGAAGGGAAACAAGAAGAACGCGGGCTTCCTGCCCGAGGAGCGGGAGTGGCTGACCCGGATCTTCGACGAGGGCGGGGCGGCGTACGTCGATGTGGTGCGGTCCCTGCACCCGGACGTCGAAGGCCCGTACTCGTGGTGGTCCTATCGCGGCCGCGCCTTCGACAACGACACCGGCTGGCGCATCGACTACCAGGCCGCCACCCCCGGTCTGGCGGCAAGGGCGGTCAAGGCCTGGGTGGAGCGGGCCGCGAGCCATGCGGAGCGCTGGTCCGACCACGCGCCTGTGACAGCGGTGTACGACCTGTAGGTCCAGCGGGCGCGGGCCCCCCTTTCGGGCCGCGGGTCACCCCCCTTCGGACCGGCTCCCTTCCGCCTCGGCCCGCACCCGGCGGTCCATCGACATCGAGAGCTCCGCCGCGACGACGTCCTTGGCCAGCGGCCGCAGCTGCGACATCGCCTCCCCGAAGCCGGTGTCCGGCAGATGTGCGTGGATGAGTTCGGTGAACAGCTCGGTGAGTGCCTCGGTGTGCTCGCGGATCCGGTGGCCCGCGGCGAGGACGTCCGCGAGGGGGACGCCCTGTCCGACCAGTGCGGCCGACACGTCGAGCAGCCTGCGGCTGATGTGGATGATCTTGTCGCCGTCGGTGGCGAGGTAGCCGAGATCCAGCGCCGCTGCGAGGTTCTCCGCTGTCGCCTCGCCCTCGAAGTAGTCCGCGAGCTGCTCGGGGGTGAGGCGGACCGGCTCCTCCTCCGACCAGGAGGGGGGCTCCGATGCCGACAGGCCGAGCAGCGCGCCCACATCGCGGCCGCTCTCGAAGGCGGTGGCCAGGTCCGCGATGCCGCTGAGGGTGTGGCCGCGTTCCAGCAGCGCCGCGATGGTGCGCAGGCGGGCCAGGTGATGTTCGTCGTACCAGGCGATCCGGCCTTCGCGGCGCGGCGGCGGGA contains:
- a CDS encoding MerR family transcriptional regulator — its product is MEELAKEAGITVRTLRFYRERKLIPPPRREGRIAWYDEHHLARLRTIAALLERGHTLSGIADLATAFESGRDVGALLGLSASEPPSWSEEEPVRLTPEQLADYFEGEATAENLAAALDLGYLATDGDKIIHISRRLLDVSAALVGQGVPLADVLAAGHRIREHTEALTELFTELIHAHLPDTGFGEAMSQLRPLAKDVVAAELSMSMDRRVRAEAEGSRSEGG
- a CDS encoding GNAT family N-acetyltransferase produces the protein MNIRPVRYDHPDAVKLNEQVQLEYDERYGDGGDVTPLDADMFDPPSGLYLLAYDARDRPVGTGGWRNQDAAGDFGYTQGDAEIKRMYVVREARGLGLARRILAALEESARAAGRSRMVLETGDKQPEAIALYLSSGYAPCEKFGHYRTYESSRCYAKALTPNGT
- a CDS encoding exodeoxyribonuclease III, which codes for MLTVTTVNVNGLRAAAKKGFVGWLAQTSADVICLQEVRAEPQQLPAGVREPEGWFAVHAPASAKGRAGVSLYSRREPDRVRIGFGSEEFDGSGRYAEIDLPGVTVASLYLPSGEVGTERQDEKIRFMSEFLPYLEGLRKRAAADGREVVVCGDWNIAHQEADLKNWKGNKKNAGFLPEEREWLTRIFDEGGAAYVDVVRSLHPDVEGPYSWWSYRGRAFDNDTGWRIDYQAATPGLAARAVKAWVERAASHAERWSDHAPVTAVYDL